In Tursiops truncatus isolate mTurTru1 chromosome 9, mTurTru1.mat.Y, whole genome shotgun sequence, a single genomic region encodes these proteins:
- the TAS2R38 gene encoding LOW QUALITY PROTEIN: taste receptor type 2 member 38 (The sequence of the model RefSeq protein was modified relative to this genomic sequence to represent the inferred CDS: inserted 3 bases in 2 codons), with translation MVTLTATVTVPYEVRNAFLFFSVLEFAVGILVNAFIFLMNFWVVVRRWPLSNCDLVLLNLSLTWPFLHGLLFLDAIQLTHFQWVKDPLGLCYQTTLMLWMLVNQAGLWLTTCLSLLYCSRTVHFFHTFLLRLASWISRKIPQMLLGAIFSSCVCTVLYLWDFFNRSHFSVATMLLMNNNTQLXKLRKLNFFHSFLFCSLGSTPSFLLFLVSSGVLIVSLGRHMRTRRAKTRDSRDPSLEAHIKALXGLISFFCLYVVSCAGFISVPLLMLWHNKIGVMVCAGILAACPSGHTVILISGNAKLKRAVETILLRAQSSLKVRADRKADPRMPDLC, from the exons ATGGTGACTCTGACTGCCACTGTAACTGTGCCCTATGAAGTCAGGAAtgcatttctgttcttttcagtCCTGGAGTTTGCAGTAGGGATCCTGGTCAATgccttcattttcttgatgaatttTTGGGTCGTGGTGAGGAGGTGGCCACTGAGCAACTGTGATCTTGTCCTGCTGAATCTCAGCCTCACCTGGCCTTTCCTACACGGGCTGCTCTTTCTGGATGCCATCCAGCTTACCCACTTCCAGTGGGTAAAAGACCCGCTGGGCCTCTGCTACCAGACCACCCTCATGCTCTGGATGCTCGTAAATCAAGCTGGCCTCTGGCTCACCACTTGCCTTAGTCTCCTCTACTGCTCCAGGACTGTCCATTTCTTTCACACCTTCCTCCTCCGCTTGGCAAGCTGGatctccaggaagatcccccagaTGCTCCTGGGTGCTATTTTTTCCTCCTGTGTCTGCACTGTTCTCTATTTGTGGGACTTTTTCAATAGATCTCACTTCTCAGTTGCAACCATGCTACTCATGAATAACAATACTCAAT AGAAACTGAGAaaactcaatttctttcattccttcctcttctgcagCCTGGGGTCCAccccttctttcttgctttttctggtttcttctgGGGTGTTGATTGTCTCCCTGGGGAGGCACATGAGGACAAGGAGGGCCAAAACCAGAGACTCTCGGGACCCCAGCCTGGAGGCCCACATCAAAGCACT GGGTCTcatctctttcttctgcctgtatGTGGTGTCCTGCGCTGGCTTCATCTCGGTGCCTTTGCTGATGCTGTGGCACAACAAGATCGGGGTCATGGTCTGTGCAGGGATACTGGCAGCCTGCCCCTCGGGGCACACAGTCATCCTGATCTCAGGCAATGCCAAGCTGAAGAGAGCCGTGGAGACCATTCTGCTCCGGGCTCAGAGCAGCCTAAAGGTAAGGGCGGACCGCAAGGCAGATCCCAGGATGCCAGATCTATGTTGA